Proteins from a single region of Roseovarius sp. EL26:
- the hisG gene encoding ATP phosphoribosyltransferase produces MSLKLGVPSKGRLMEKTFDWFAKRGIELGRSGSDREYAGYVQGIDNVELVLLSAGEIPRELSAGRIHLGVTGTDLIREKLALWEQQVQELAPLGFGQADLVLAVPACWVDVGTMDDLDAAAAAFRATHGFRLRIATKYHRLVRDFLREKGVADYQLVDSQGATEGTVKNETAEAVADITSSGDTLRANHLKILDDGLMLRSQATLFRSRNANMSQADSETLKQLKSLLQI; encoded by the coding sequence ATGAGCCTGAAACTCGGGGTGCCCTCCAAGGGCCGCTTGATGGAAAAGACCTTCGACTGGTTTGCCAAACGCGGCATTGAACTGGGCCGTTCCGGCTCAGACCGTGAATATGCCGGTTATGTGCAGGGTATCGACAATGTCGAACTGGTGCTGCTCTCTGCTGGTGAAATTCCGCGCGAGCTCTCTGCCGGGCGCATTCACCTTGGTGTCACCGGCACGGACCTGATCCGTGAAAAACTGGCCTTGTGGGAACAACAAGTACAGGAACTGGCCCCGCTGGGCTTTGGTCAAGCCGATCTGGTGCTGGCCGTGCCCGCCTGCTGGGTCGATGTCGGCACTATGGATGATCTCGACGCCGCCGCCGCCGCCTTTCGCGCGACCCACGGTTTCCGCCTGCGCATTGCGACCAAATACCATCGCTTGGTGCGGGACTTCCTGCGCGAAAAAGGCGTGGCCGACTACCAACTTGTCGATAGCCAAGGTGCAACCGAAGGTACGGTCAAGAACGAAACCGCCGAAGCTGTCGCCGACATCACCTCCAGTGGCGACACCCTGCGTGCCAACCATCTCAAGATTTTGGACGATGGTTTGATGCTGCGCAGTCAGGCCACCCTGTTTCGGTCGCGCAATGCAAACATGTCTCAGGCCGATTCTGAAACGCTGAAGCAACTGAAAAGCCTGCTCCAGATCTGA